The Orcinus orca chromosome 1, mOrcOrc1.1, whole genome shotgun sequence DNA window GTTGAGACACATGCCTGTATTTATCATTGTGTGTTGATCTGTGTGACTCTGAATATCCAACCTAATGATGGGAGTCCATGTGTTCCTATTACGCATCTGAATGTTTGTCTCCAGGCTAAATTTCATGTGTGTATCTGCGGGctatgcatttgtgtgtgtgtgtgtgaatgcacaTCTGTTCATATGCCTAAACCATTCTGTGTCTGCATTGGTCAGCTGGCTGTCTGACTTCCGTGTTCTGGGTTTTCTCTGTGGTCTATGAGGGTAGGGCTCCTGGAGAGAGGAGATGCTCTGTAACAGGTGTCTCTGCCAATGGCCATGTCATAGCCCCCAGTGTCCCACCCAGAATCTCTAGGGGCAAGAGCAAAGGAGATGTCGAGACTTCCTAGGGGAAACTTAACtctcaaatataagaaaattgtgaCTCAAGACCAAACCCATATTATTGTAGGAgatctaaaacttccaaagcagagaaaggaaagttATCCTTTCCTAGTTCACACTGTTGTTCATCCCAGAGCAGCATCTCATATTAAAAGGGGGCATCTAAATTACATGCTTTGTTTCATCCTTGCAGCTTCAGAGCAAACCTGAGAAGCAGGCATTACTGTCCTCATtttaagataaagaaactgaggctccaacaGGCAAAGCAAAGGGCAAGGGTACTGAAGGGGGGTAATGGAATTGGGACTGAGATTTGCTAGCTGACAAGCTGGCAACCTAGGAGCCTGGCTTTGCCGCAGCCACCCCTCAATTCAGCACAGACCTGGGGAACTCAGCTTCAAGAGTGCCAGCTGACCAGACAGCTCTCTCTGTGAGCTCTCTCTGCTGTGACGGCCAAAGCCGCTGCCTCCACACCCTTCCCATCCCACAGCCACAGGGAGGATGACGGGGAGTGGGACCTCCACACATTCTCGGCCCTCGgacgagcctcagttccctcagctGTGCAATGGGAGAACAATCCCAGCGCTCACTCTCGGGGCTGAGAGCGGCAGGTAACGTGATGAATGAAAAGCATTTGGTAAAGCACCCATTGCTCATGATGACCGTTCCAAACAACACCTGTCCACTGTCCAGACATTTCCCTTCCTCTGACAGAAACTGAGACAGGGTCATAGACTCACGGAccatcagagctggaagggagtTTACCAGAGAGGTCACCTGACCCAAACCTCCAGAACGCCACTCTACAGATGAGCAAGCTGAGATTGAGTTAGAGAGGGGGAGTAACCTGTTCTTTCACTGGGCACTAACAATAGAAACAACGAGAGTGAAAAGTCCTTTCTGAGCCCTTTTCACTCACGTTGTCTTGTACCACCCTCTAACTTACCTTAGTGAGACAGGTGTGCTACTTATGGTACTGTTATTCCCAATTTACAGGTAGAAGAACCAAGCCCTAGAAGACTGGGCCAGAGTTATTCTTGCCCAGGAAGACAGTAGCAGGTCCAGGTTGGAAGCCCAAGCTTCAATGTCACGCAGGTCTGGTTAGGGCTGGCGTGAGAGGGGACTTCACTACAGGATTCCCAGCCGTGGTCCTACCTCCTGAGCCTGGGAGAGAGACCAGGAAGGCGAGTGGACCAGGAAGTCCTGGGCTGCCTCAAGGTGACCACTTCCTGGGCCAGAGTCCAGGAAAGCCCAGGATCCCTAGCTAGGTTCAGACACAGGGCTCCATCACAGCTCTTGCAGTGGGAGTGGTACCTAAGGACTCTGCTCAGGACAGTGGCCAGTGGCCACCCCATCCCTTGGGGGTTAGCCAGAGGCTGGTCCTAGGGCGTTTAGGGCCTGGATGAGCACAGTCTGTGTCCAAGGATGACCCTTCTCACTGTCGACTCTGCCCCAGTCACCCCCACTGCGGCTGCCCCCTGAGCGCCCCCCATCACCCTTCTTCACACACTGAGGCTTTATTCCACAGTCCTGACTTGCCAGTAGGGCCCTAGCTGGGCCCCCAGCTCGGTCCTCCAATCTGGGACCCCCGGGGCCCTGGAATCTATGAATCCATTGGAGGCAAGATCAGGGATAGAAAAGAGGTGAACTGGCAGCTGGAAGACTCCCCGAGAGCCAAGCCTCAGCGTGGGGAAGACGTGGAGGCTACAGCTCATTCCACTCATCCTCCAGCCAGCGTGGCACAGAAGAGCTGATGCTGGGGCCCAAGTCCACTCAGGATCCTTCAGGGAGTCCTCAAAGACCTGGGGGATGAGTAGGTAAGCCACTGCATGCCGCACCTTTCCAACAAGACCTCTTCAGTCCCAGTTCCCTTTTCAGCAGCCCCAGGCAAGTGGGTTAAACTCCAGCCCAGGGCTCCCTGCAAGGCTGGACAGCTCCCAGCCTGCACGCCGGATTTCTGAGGCACCAGCGCCCTTCCCCATGTCCACGCCACTCCTCACCTAGAGCAAGTTTCCCCGGGGCGTGACCCCGCTATGACCCAGGCCAATGAGCCGGGCAGGCGGAAGGAGAAGGAGCGAGGCGGCGGCGTGGGTCAGATACCCGTGGGCCCAGTGTGTCCACCATTCCTGTCGGCGGTGCTTTCCCGGAGCCACGGTCTCTCTCCACCTCGAGATCCTCTCACTCAGGAACCTTGGAATCGGCCTGGTTACAGGAGCTCCCGTCTCCCCACAGCATCGCTGCCGCCGGCCGTTCCGGCCCCGAACCACCCGCGAGGTACTCACCTGGGCCGCGGCGCCCGGGAGGAGAGCCCGTGAGAGGCGTGAAGTCGGGGCCAGTCCGACTCTGCCCGCGCCCGACGGTCTCTCAGGGCGGCGGAGGTCGACGGAGTTGCGCTGGGCGGACTAGAGGGTGAAGAGGGAAAACGAGACGGGCCAGGGAGGAGCGCAGAGGAGAGCTCCGTGCCCGCTGGAAGTCGCGGGAGGCGAGGCGGGCGAGGTGAGCAGCCGCGCCGCAACCGAGCCGGGGACCCGCGCCGCCTGCCGCTCGCAGCCGCCGAGACCCGCGGGAATCCCGGCCCGCCGGCAGCGGCACGGCGGAAGGAGGAGCGCGGGGCTGAGCTGCTTCTCGGAACCCGAGCGCCTCCCGGAGCCCGCCATCCCCGCCACCGCCTCTGGCCACACGGGCGGGTGACCGGCGAGAATTCTGCTAGCTTGGAGCGTGGGACCCGCCGGGCTCGGAGTCTCCAGCGCCGGGGGAAAGTGGGGCCCACGCAGCCAGGACGAGAGGGGGTGCGGTCCCAGTGCCACCCCCGCGCCACTCCCCACGTGGCGGCCGCGCCCCCGGGGCGTGAGCGTATACGCGGAAGGTAGGGGGGCTGTGAATGAAGCCCCAGCGGCCAATCAGCATGGTCGGCGCGCGGGACCCCAGGAGTGAGGCCCAATGGCGAGCTCTGGGCGGCCGGGCCGAGAGGCAGGCGGGCagggggggcgggggccgggaCCGGGGGGCGGGAGGCGGCTCCGCTGGCAGCCAATGGGCggcgggtggggtggggctcCGGAGCGCTGAGCTGGTCGGGCTTTAAGCCGGCGGAGCGCGGCGGCGGGGCCCGCAGACGGAgcggagcggcggcggcggcgcggcgcggcgcggggcgcggggcggcATGGCCACCACCGCGCAGTACTTGCCGCGGGGCCCCGGCGGCGGAGCCGGGGGCACGGGACCGCTTATGCATCCGGATGccgcggcggcagcggcagcggcggcggcagccGAGCGGCTGCACGCGGGGGCCGCGTACCGCGAAGTGCAGAAGCTGATGCACCACGAGTGGCTGGGCGCGGGCGCGGGCCACCCCGTGGGCCTAGCGCACCCGCAGTGGCTACCCacgggaggaggcggcggcggcgactgGGCAGGCGGCCCGCACCTGGAACACGGCAAGGCGGGCGGCGGCAGCGCCGGCCGAGCCGACgacggtggcggcggcggcggtttCCACGCGCGCCTGGTGCACCAGGGGGCGGCCCACGCGGGCGCGGCATGGGCGCAGGGCGGCACGGCACACCACTTGGGCCCGGCCATGTCGCCGTCGCCGGGGGCCGGCGGGGGCCACCAGCCCCAACCGCTCGGGCTGTACGCGCAGGCGGCCTACCCGGGGGGCGGCGGCAGCGGCCTGGCCGGAATGctggcggcgggcggcggcggcgcggggccgGGCCTGCACCACGCGCTGCACGAGGACGGCCACGAGGCTCAGCTGGAGCCGTCGCCTCCGCCGCACCTGGGCGCCCACGGACACGCACACGGACATGCACACGCCAGCGGCCTGCACGCGGCAGCGGCGCACCTGCACCCGGGCGCGGGCGGCGGTGGCTCGTCGGTGGGCGAGCACTCGGACGAGGACGCGCCCAGCTCGGACGACCTGGAGCAGTTCGCCAAGCAGTTCAAGCAGCGGCGCATCAAGCTGGGCTTCACGCAGGCCGACGTGGGGCTGGCGCTGGGCACGCTGTACGGTAACGTGTTCTCGCAGACCACCATCTGCCGCTTCGAGGCCCTGCAGCTGAGCTTCAAGAACATGTGCAAGCTCAAGCCGCTGCTCAACAAGTGGCTGGAGGAGACCGACTCGTCCAGCGGCAGCCCCACCAACATGGACAAGATCGCGGCGCAGGGCCGCAAGCGCAAGAAGCGCACGTCCATCGAGGTGGGGGTCAAAGGCGCGCTCGAGAGCCACTTTCTCAAGTGCCCCAAGCCCTCGGCGCATGAGATCACAGGCTTGGCCGACAGCCTGCAGCTGGAGAAGGAGGTGGTGCGCGTCTGGTTCTGCAACCGGCGGCAGAAGGAGAAGCGCATGACCCCGGCGGCCGGCGCCGGCCACCCGCCCATGGACGACGTGTACGCGCCCGGCGAGCtggggccgggcgggggcggtGCGTCGCCGCCCTCGGCGCCCCCGCCGGCCGCgctgcaccaccaccaccacacactgCCCGGCTCCGTGCAGTGACCCCGCGGGCCGGGCCCCCCGCCGGTGCGCGGCGAGGCGCCGCGCGGCCTGAACTCTTTTTGTTCGGTTGCTTTGGATTTTACAAAAAGCCCAGAAACTTTCGAATAAAACCAAACACCCGGACGACCCTCTCCTGCGAGCGGCGAAGACGGCCGATAGGCTGCGTCGTCCGAGCCCCGAGAGAGAGGAGCGAAGATCCGGAACGCGCCAACTCACCCCGGGCATCCTGCCCGCcgcctgctccctgcccccaacccctcgacgacccccgcccctgcccccccgGGCTGTTCGGGGCCGGATCCCGGCAGCGGCCTCCCCACAGCGACAGGTAACGCGGTACGGGGTTAGGGATTACCCGGGAGAGAGGACGGAGAGAGGAGAgttccccatccctctccccggCGCGGATTCCCGAGCCTGAGTGTCGAGGGTGGGGGACTGTCACTTTATTCGCTCCACGCCTCTTCTCTCTCATAAGGATGCGCCCCATCCCCCTTACCTTTCCTCCGGGCTtggttttttacagtttttatttattcacgGAGCCTCTCGGCTCCTGGGGTCCTTCTAACTCCGCCCGCGCCCTTAATTTAAATCGCTGTATACTGTATTTATCGGGGCCCCGGAGGGGAGGCCGCGAGAGCCGCGTCTGTGTATAAAAGCAGGAAATAGCCAAAGCTTTAATCTagcctaatttattttttccccttaccTTCCCCTACCCTACcccaaaaaagcaaaataaaacaaaaaacaaacaaaaaagaaaaactaacaacaaaaaaaaattcgaGTGTTCATTTTTCGTTTCGTTTTATCCGAGCTCCGGCTCGGTTCCCGGCCACGCTGGAGGGGTCTGCGCTCCCACGCACACGCAGATGGGAAGGGGCTTCTGCCCGGCTGTAGACCGACCACCGCACAGCAGGGCCCCCACTCCCCGCGGGGCCCTGACCTCCCGGCCACAAACAAACGAAACTTGGAAAAGTTGGAGATATTTTTTAACCAGCTGTAGAAATAAGCCGTTCCCTGAGAACCTTCTGCCTGAGTCCCTGCAGCTTCCGTCCGCTCCCTTTCAGCCCCCTGGGATGCGGGATGCTGGCGGAGGCCTGCAGAGAAATTCCCCAAATTTGGGGTGAGGTGGGAACCATGTAAATATGTGAGATATGTACACACTGGCGGGGAGAAAGAAACATTTTgtgcttggtttttatttttggttttccgGGTTGCCCTCCCTCCCCATACTAAAGGATTTTGTACACCCACTAATccgaaaaagatattttaatatgATTTCCAGATTTCTGATCCATCTCTATTTATTTTCTGGATGTGTTTGGAGCTTCCCCCTTCTCCATTTCTTGTTCTGTTTGTTACCgtttgaatttaaattttgttattttatttttattattttttggaacAATGTTTTGGTGCATTCTCTTTGTATCTTtattgcaaaaaaataataataatgtagacTGGGAAGTTCCCTTTATATTTAtgttatagtaaatattttattactcaCATAAACATGTACCCCAGGGCTGTGTCCTGTCCTCTTTACTGCTAGGGCTGGGTTGGTTTGTGGGTGATGGGATGGGATACCCCGACTCACCTCCCCCAAAGTTCTGGCCTCACTCTCTTGGAGGAAGGTGACCACACAGACCTTCTTCCAGGCCAGTATCGGTGCTGCTTGTTACTTGGGCAATGGTTGAGCCCCTGCCTCAGATGAGTGAGGTTAGGGAAGATGAAGCTACCTCAtgtccctcaccccaccccataaACAGACTATCCTGGGACCAGACCAGGGCCTAAGACACTGCAGACACCACACCGAATTTGGATCGGCCATTCCTCAGGCACAACTCAACTGCTCTTCTGGGCCAAGGAAGAAGCCTGCCTCTCTCGACCTGGACCACCAGCTGGGCATCTCTGtattccccacctctgactttGCACTCCCCAGGTGGGATCCAGGCCAACTTCATCATTCTGGGTCTTGGGGCAGTTGGAAGCCGAGTCAGGCCCCACCAGCCCACCCCAGCTGGCTTTCCACCTGCAGACAAACAGTACCCAAACCTGCCTGGATCCACTGGGAGTTCTAACAGATTAGACAGGGGTCCTGGGGGAGTTGAATGGCCTGGGCAGGGACCCCCGCCAGTTTGCGTGGGCAAAGCTGGTCCTACTTCTATGCAAACAAATGACCTGCCCCAACTTCTCTTGGGGAGGAGTGCGGGCAAGAAGAGCTGTGCCACCAGAAAGCCCAGGCATCGCCTCTCCAGGGATGGGTCCCCAAGGGAACCCCCGCTCCCCAGGGAGTGATGCTCCTGCCTATAGGAGGACTCCCGGGCTGTGCAGTCATGACCTGGGGAGGGAAGCGGACAGTCTCAGACATCCCCCTGTCAAGCCTTAAACAcagcctgcccccctccccagagtCAGGATGGTGGAGGCAGCTCCGGGTTTCAGGGCCAAAGCCACAGACTATCTGTGTCCCAGTCAAGCTCTTTCTCCTTTAGAGCAACTCCTCTTAAAAATACTAATCAAACGGCTCTTCCTGTTTCCTCCGTAGATGCAGTTCTTTTCCCTTCTCAGGAGAAACCACATGAGGTTTCTGTCACTCTTCGTGGAAACAAAGCTTGAAGGCACAAGCTGGGGAGAAAGTTGTGTCCCTAGTGAGGGTATGTGTGTGGCCCCCTCCCACCAGGGAAGTTGTCCAAGCCCAGGCCTGTGAGAGGCCTTGGCTCCAGCCGACAATATCTTGGGCGCCCAGAGAGGTGCTCCCAGACCCCCAAGTTGGCTGTCTCAGGCGGGCTGGGGCCTCAGGATGACTTGTTCGATGCTGAAGGTTCCAGGTGACACCCTGGGCTCTGCCCCTCAATCTCAGGAGAGAGTTGTCTCTGCAGAGGCCACCAACCAGAGGCCACCATGGTTTTCAAAGGCTCAGCCTCTcgcagctcctttttttttttttttttcctccctccttaaGTCCAGCCTAGTTAGTGATTAGCCCTGCAGTTGGCACCCGTGTCCCAGCCATTCCATTCCCCAAACCGGCAGGCCACGGAGCCTCCCCAGGCTTCTTACAAAGGAGGCTGGAAACTTTACCTGCCAGTTGGGTGACACCACGACCGACCGGGAGCCGCTGGTCACCCCACCTAGGCCTCTCATTTCCTGCTCCACTAACTACGGAACTTCGAAGTAGTCCCACACTTCCCCACACTCCCTCCTTGTTTCGTCCTTCCTGGATTTGTCCCAGCCTCGGGGCCCTGAAATGGAAGCGAATGTAGCTCAGAGCTCCCTGCCGCCTGAGCCGCAGCAGGATTGGAGGTTGGAAAGGGCGGCCAGGAAGACGGGGGGGGGCCCTTCCCCGGCCTCTGCCTGCAGCTGACACCCatggattgattgattgatttcctAATTGTCTGCTTAACCCCGTCTAAGAGGGTGGATTTATTATTTAAGCAAGTCAACTCAAAAACAGCAAAACAATGTGGCCCCCAAGATCTAGCAGCAGCTGAGGAGtagaacaaaaagatgaaaaaaaagtgggaaagggGACGGAAGAAAATATTCCACTTGGCGAGTATTTTGCCTAATGAGACACCAGCCTGGGACAGCTACCCGGTAACCCAAGCCTTGGTCACAGAAGGCCCCTGGGGGCTCCTTCCCCTAGTCGCCAGCCTGGGATGATGGTAGGAACCACAACACATCTTACTGTATGAGAAAGAAACCGTAGGAAATATGGAGAAATATCTTTCCCTGGAGTCTTAGTCCCTGGATAAAGTAAGAGTAGGAATGGCGGTCGGCTGTGAGCTTGACGGCGGCTTCTTCCCTCCCATGTGTATGTGGATCCACCTGCTCACTCCTGAGAGCTTGAAACTTCCTTTCGTTCAAGAGAGCCAGCTGTCCCTAGCATTGACCTCCCACGAAGCCCAAGCTTTCCCTAACAGATTTGGGATTTTCTCatcccatctccctccccttctcactggaacaaaattattttctaagatCACGCAACCACAGATTCTGGTAGCTAGAGAGAGCATCCCTCTCCCCGTGTGAGCCTCTCTGTGTCGGTGTACAAACGTGTGCATGTGCCACTGTGCCTGCAAATCCATAGCTGCTCCCAGACATAGGAGGTGTGAAAGAAAGTCCATGCTACATTGCCGATGCTTTGAGCTGGGACAGCATTtgcagggtggggggtggctaAAATGGGAAGAAGGAAGGTGGCCGCTGTGGTCGCCTGTGATCATCAAGGCGCACCTGAATGGTGCCCGGCCCTGAACTTCAAGGACGCCTGTATTCCCCACCACCATGTGCCCCAGGAAGTTGCACTGGCATCAATGTTGCATAGCTTAGGACCTGTGCAATCATCCCTTGACCCCAAGACTCTACTGGGTGGCCACAGGACTAGCTGACCCCCACCACAGCTGCCCACTTAGGGCTCTTTAGAATTGAGCCTCCTCTGGAGAGGCTCTGGGCCGACAACGTGGAAGGTCAAGCCTCTAGTGACACACCCAGGCCCAGGCTTTCCCCAGCAGGGCTGGAGCTCCTGAAAAGAGACCCACCTGAGCAGGGGGAGGAACGAGAGGAGGCTGGTTACTTGGTCTGGTGGCTGCCCCCGAGCTTAGGGAAGGGGATTCACCTGGAGCCTCTGGCTTAGTGACTCGAAGCCAGAGGAGCCGTCAATCCTGTCCCTGCTCCGCATATGTGAGGGCCTTGGAGTTAGTGTTTGGCCCTCCATTCTAGGCTCCCCTTGCCGCGTGGGAGGCCTCCGTGTGGGAGGACTGCCCTCTATTGGTCCCTGAGCTGGGACATGGCGGCAGTCACCAGGGCCACCTCACAGCTGAGCATACCCCCAAATCAGCATCAAGCTGGCTGCTCTACAGAGGGTGCCGGGTAGAGCAGAGGCAACTTTCACCTCCAATGGAAGCGGTCCTGTTTCACACGCACAGGCTTGCCCGTGACCCTTCCTTCCCCATCTACTGCCCCGCCTGCTTCCACAGCCATTCTTGGAAATTCTCCATCACAGCTACCTCCTCTGTCTCTGCCCCACTCACACCTATCGCTACCACTCCTCCTCTCAACCAGCTAAAACCCTGATGCACACTCTGCCAGCTTGCTCACTCACATGTGCTGACACTCCCGGGCACACCCGTGCCACCGTCTGGCCAGCTTCGCGGCCTTTGACACCGAGCTCTCCAGAGTCTCTGGGTACCTGCACCTGTGCTATTTGATTTGCCACACGCAGCATCGTTTCCATCCCTTGGCGGGGTCCCCCCTCTCAGAATTTTCAAGCACTCACCCCACTTTCCAAACACATCCCTGCCCATCATTGTTCCCAGCTCCTCCCAGATCTCGCCTGCTCCCTTCAGATAATTAAAGTTAGgctgtgtgtttgtatgtatgtgtgatcttattttttaaacacacacccccacacataCATATGcgtgtatatatacaaacacacacagcaaTTAGAACTATCCATTCCTGCCATCGTCCCTCCTGTGCTAAAAACATGTCCCCACATCGCCACACCATGAACCCAGCATCATGTAGTCACGGGCtcctgatctctctctctctctctctcacacacacacacacacacacacacgcgcgcgcgcgcgcgcgcacacacacacacactttcacacacccacccccagctccctccctggtGTTTCTCCAGGGGCATGACCTacctcccacccacctccaggGCACCTGAATGGGCTCCCCTCAGAGCCAAGAACCAGGAGGATTCTGCCTCAACGGCCCCCCACGCGCACACCCGCAGTGGACATGTCTCTGGCTGAGCCTGACCAGGGTGGGTCTGGGTATTATTAGGCTGCAGAGACAGCGCGGAGGCATATGGTCTCGTACACAAGAAATAATGTTCATGTTAAATCAGACCTCATGCATAATGCATGGTGCCTCATCTCACATTATTTTGGGTGTTCGTCAAAATCAGTGTTCTTTCT harbors:
- the LOC117200112 gene encoding translation initiation factor IF-2 is translated as MPPRAPRRAAPPPPLRSVCGGAASRPPVPAPAPPARLPLGPAAQSSPLGLTPGVPRADHADWPLGLHSQPPYLPRIRSRPGGAAATWGVARGWHWDRTPSRPGCVGPTFPRRWRLRARRVPRSKLAEFSPVTRPCGQRRWRGWRAPGGARVPRSSSAPRSSFRRAAAGGPGFPRVSAAASGRRRGSPARLRRGCSPRPPRLPRLPAGTELSSALLPGPSRFPSSPSSPPSATPSTSAALRDRRARAESDWPRLHASHGLSSRAPRPRMKTYRIQRFGTYAPDRSRKEK
- the POU3F1 gene encoding POU domain, class 3, transcription factor 1, with the translated sequence MATTAQYLPRGPGGGAGGTGPLMHPDAAAAAAAAAAAERLHAGAAYREVQKLMHHEWLGAGAGHPVGLAHPQWLPTGGGGGGDWAGGPHLEHGKAGGGSAGRADDGGGGGGFHARLVHQGAAHAGAAWAQGGTAHHLGPAMSPSPGAGGGHQPQPLGLYAQAAYPGGGGSGLAGMLAAGGGGAGPGLHHALHEDGHEAQLEPSPPPHLGAHGHAHGHAHASGLHAAAAHLHPGAGGGGSSVGEHSDEDAPSSDDLEQFAKQFKQRRIKLGFTQADVGLALGTLYGNVFSQTTICRFEALQLSFKNMCKLKPLLNKWLEETDSSSGSPTNMDKIAAQGRKRKKRTSIEVGVKGALESHFLKCPKPSAHEITGLADSLQLEKEVVRVWFCNRRQKEKRMTPAAGAGHPPMDDVYAPGELGPGGGGASPPSAPPPAALHHHHHTLPGSVQ